The Salvia splendens isolate huo1 chromosome 21, SspV2, whole genome shotgun sequence genome includes a window with the following:
- the LOC121783525 gene encoding cytochrome P450 71AU50-like: MELTWFWLTLLAILASSLVSSLMKLKKKLPPGPKGLPILGHLHMIGKNPHQDLHRIAKAHGPIMYMRFGSIPNVVVSSPEAAELFLKTHDLVFASRPPTEAAKYMTWDQSDVLFGAYGPYWRNMRKLCTLELLSTHKTNSFKPMRREEISLFVESLREASGPVDLSAMVSSVSVNMSCRLVFGKKYEEKDIDERGFKALIKEGMRLVSAPNVADLFPFLGVFDLQGLRRKMKAYAKVFDGFFEKVIEDHLREGDRPGQAKDIVDTMMSIMQSGDSEFKFDRRHVKAIMLDMLLGAMDSPSSTVEWILTELLRNPAVMKKLQREMEQVVGLDRMVEEADLDRLEYLDMVVKETFRLHPVAPLLIPHYAREDSKVNGYDIPKESRIIINTYAIGRDPSVWSDPEMFVPERFRGSEIDVWGHHFQLLPFGAGRRGCPGIQLGLIHVRLIVAQLVHCFDWKLPNDMSPMDLDMNEEFGVSLTRANHLMAVPIFRLKM; encoded by the exons atggaaCTCACTTGGTTTTGGCTCACTCTCCTAGCCATTTTAGCCTCTTCTTTGGTTTCATCGCTGATGAAACTAAAGAAGAAGCTCCCGCCGGGCCCAAAAGGCCTCCCTATTCTTGGCCATCTACACATGATAGGCAAAAATCCCCACCAAGACCTCCACCGGATCGCCAAAGCCCACGGCCCAATCATGTACATGCGATTCGGGTCCATCCCAAACGTCGTCGTCTCATCTCCCGAGGCGGCCGAGCTCTTCCTCAAGACGCATGACCTTGTCTTCGCCAGCCGGCCCCCCACCGAGGCTGCCAAGTACATGACGTGGGACCAGAGCGACGTCCTGTTTGGCGCCTACGGCCCGTATTGGCGAAACATGCGGAAACTATGCACTCTAGAGCTTCTCAGCACGCACAAAACCAACTCCTTTAAGCCCATGAGAAGGGAGGAGATTTCCCTCTTCGTCGAGTCGCTCAGGGAGGCGTCTGGGCCGGTCGATCTCAGCGCGATGGTGTCGTCCGTTAGCGTGAACATGAGCTGCAGATTGGTGTTTGGGAAAAAATATGAGGAGAAGGACATTGATGAGAGAGGGTTCAAGGCTTTGATCAAGGAAGGGATGAGACTGGTGAGTGCTCCAAATGTGGCTGATTTGTTTCCTTTTCTCGGAGTTTTTGATCTCCAGGGGCTGAGGCGGAAGATGAAGGCGTACGCGAAGGTCTTCGATGGTTTCTTTGAGAAAGTCATCGAAGACCATCTCCGAGAAGGGGATCGCCCTGGCCAGGCGAAGGACATTGTCGATACAATGATGTCGATTATGCAGAGTGGGGATTCTGAGTTCAAATTCGACCGGCGCCATGTCAAGGCCATTATGCTG GACATGTTGCTAGGGGCAATGGACTCACCATCATCAACAGTGGAGTGGATACTCACAGAGCTGTTGAGGAATCCAGCAGTGATGAAGAAGCTACAGAGGGAGATGGAGCAAGTGGTGGGATTGGATCGGATGGTTGAGGAGGCTGACCTCGACCGGCTCGAGTATCTCGACATGGTTGTGAAGGAGACCTTCAGGCTGCATCCAGTGGCTCCGTTGTTGATTCCTCACTATGCAAGGGAAGATAGCAAGGTGAATGGCTACGACATACCAAAGGAGTCGAGGATAATCATCAACACGTACGCGATTGGGCGCGATCCGAGTGTGTGGAGTGATCCGGAGATGTTTGTTCCGGAGAGGTTTCGTGGGAGTGAGATTGATGTTTGGGGGCATCATTTCCAGCTCCTTCCGTTTGGCGCGGGGAGGAGAGGCTGCCCCGGGATTCAGCTCGGGCTTATCCATGTTCGACTCATCGTTGCGCAGTTGGTCCATTGCTTTGATTGGAAGCTGCCTAATGATATGTCTCCAATGGATCTTGATATGAATGAGGAGTTTGGTGTTTCTCTTACAAGGGCTAATCATCTCATGGCTGTCCCTATCTTTCGATTGAAGATGTAG
- the LOC121783622 gene encoding OVARIAN TUMOR DOMAIN-containing deubiquitinating enzyme 5-like: MADEPQVMDKSSEEISETVSQKKQETLEEVLSRHRKETTDLQNKEVAMKKAAAKGSKAEQKTKKKQVDEEIARLSTKLKERQADELASLGFNSSSSSQKGKLDDLVVKAIAGVSITNKAEQPKLSKSAKKHKKRAEQDAAREQRIQEEHSQIVSDRMIEDEKLEEKLEPLGFTINEIKPDGHCLYRAVENQLALQSGGSSPYNYQELRKMVAAYMREHATDFLPFFLSENMADGESEESLTERFEDYCNEIESTAAWGGQLELGALTHCLKKHIMIFSGSFPDVEMGKEYKSGNATGSSGSSVMLSYHRHAFGLGEHYNSVVSISGQ; this comes from the exons ATGGCGGATGAACCTCAAGTTATGGACAAATCATCCGAGGAGATCTCAGAAACTGTATCTCAGAAGAAGCAAGAAACACTTGAAGAGGTGCTTTCGAGACACAG GAAAGAGACTACTGATCTGCAGAACAAGGAAGTTGCAATGAAAAAGGCGGCTGCTAAAGGTAGCAAGGCTGAGCAGAAAACTAAGAAGAAACAAGTTGATGAAGAGATAGCTAGACTCTCAACAAAGCTTAAAGAAAGACAGGCCGATGAACTGGCTTCGTTAGGCTTTAATAGCAGTAGCAGCAGTCAAAAAGGAAAGCTTGATGACTTGGTGGTGAAGGCTATTGCTGGGGTCTCAATCACAAATAAAGCTGAGCAGCCAAAACTCAGTAAGAGTGCCAAAAAGCATAAGAAAAGAGCCGAACAGGATGCAGCCAGGGAGCAAAGGATACAAGAGGAGCATAGCcaaattgtgagtgatcgaatGATTGAAGATGAGAAGTTAGAGGAAAAGCTTGAGCCTCTTGGATTTACCATCAATGAAATAAAGCCGGATGGGCATTGTCTCTACCGAGCTGTTGAGAATCAGTTGGCCCTCCAATCTGGAGGCTCTTCTCCTTATAATTACCAAGAGCTTCGGAAAATGGTGGCTGCTTATATGCGGGAACATGCAACAGATTTTCTGCCATTTTTTCTGTCTGAGAATATGGCAGATGGAGAATCCGAAGAGTCCCTTACAGAAAGATTTGAGGACTACTGTAACGAAATAGAATCCACCGCGGCCTGGGGAGGACAACTGGAACTTGGTGCTCTGACCCACTGTCTGAAGAAACATATCATGATATTTTCCGGATCCTTTCCTGATGTAGAGATGGGAAAGGAATACAAATCGGGCAACGCCACTGGCTCATCTGGCTCAAGCGTTATGCTATCCTATCACAGGCATGCTTTTGGGCTCGGTGAGCATTACAATTCTGTCGTTTCCATTTCAGGCCAATAG
- the LOC121783623 gene encoding monothiol glutaredoxin-S6-like, producing the protein MEKVKEVVALSPVVIFSKSSCCMSHAIMILIRGFGANPAMYELDRLPNGGEMEKALIGLGCNPSVPAVFVGRNFMGGSHDVMSLNIQGKLKPLLIKANAIWI; encoded by the coding sequence ATGGAAAAGGTGAAGGAAGTAGTGGCACTGAGCCCCGTTGTGATATTCAGTAAAAGCAGCTGTTGCATGTCGCATGCGATTATGATTTTAATACGCGGGTTTGGGGCGAATCCGGCTATGTATGAGCTTGATCGTCTCCCGAATGGAGGGGAGATGGAGAAAGCATTGATTGGATTGGGGTGTAACCCTAGCGTCCCGGCCGTGTTTGTTGGGAGAAATTTTATGGGTGGATCACATGATGTTATGAGCCTCAATATCCAAGGAAAGCTCAAGCCTTTGCTAATCAAGGCCAATGCTATTTGGATCTAG
- the LOC121784485 gene encoding monothiol glutaredoxin-S6-like, which translates to MEKVKEVVAQSPVVIFSKSGCCMSHTIMILIRGFGANPAVYELDRLPNGGEIEKALIGLGCNPSVPAVFVGGNFMGGSHEVMSLNIQGKLKPLLIKANAIWM; encoded by the coding sequence ATGGAAAAGGTGAAGGAAGTGGTGGCACAGAGCCCCGTTGTGATATTCAGCAAGAGTGGCTGCTGCATGTCGCATACGATTATGATTCTGATACGCGGGTTTGGGGCTAATCCGGCTGTGTACGAGCTTGATCGTCTCCCGAATGGAGGGGAGATAGAGAAGGCATTGATTGGATTAGGGTGTAACCCTAGCGTCCCGGCCGTGTTCGTTGGGGGGAATTTTATGGGTGGGTCCCATGAGGTTATGAGCCTCAACATCCAAGGAAAGCTCAAGCCTTTGCTAATCAAGGCCAATGCTATTTGGATGTAG